The DNA sequence TGTCATTTATGGTATCTTCAATGGAATGCTTTGGCCGGTTATCATTCCAAACGGGCTCATTTGTTTCATTCAGATCTATTATTTAATATTAGACAAGAAAAATTAATGAAGAAAAAAATACTAGTGTCTGCCTTTAGCAGTTTGTATACCGATCAGCGAATAGAGAAGGTATGCAAAACCCTTTTTGACAACGGATATCCCATTGAACTGATCGGAAACGATTGGGAAGGAAATGAGAAAATGGAACGTCCTTATCCTTTTTCAAGAATTGGACTTTCGTCAAAAAGCCTAAAGACGGCTTATTTTGAGTTCAACTGGAAATTATACCATGAGCTTAAGAAAAAAGCTGACAAAGATACTATTCTTCATGCCAATGATATTGATGCACTTCTGCCAAATTATCTCATTGCCAAAAAACTGAACATTCCATTGGTCTTTGACAGTCATGAAATTTTCACGGAAATGCCATCGGTACAAAACAGGTTTTCACAAAAATTCTGGAGGGTGCTGGAGAGAAAGCTGGTTCCTCATGTGAAGTTTATGATGACAGAAAGTGAAAGCTACGCTGAATGGTTTCACGAAAAATATAATGTCAGTCCGGTAGTTGTCAGAAATATCCCGAGAAAAATTCTTTCTGCTCCTGAAATTCCTGAAAACCATCCTAAAATTATTCTGTATCAGGGAGCCATTAACCAGTCCAGAGGAATTGAAAAAATGATTGCAGCCATGCATCATATTAAAGATGCTGTTCTGAAGATCGCAGGTGACGGACCGAAGAAAAAAGCATACGAGGAACTTGTCATTCAGGAAAAACTGCAGGACAAAGTCTTTTTCCTTGGTAAACTGAAGCCTGAAAACCTCAGAGAAGTAACCAAAACAGCAGATATGGGTTTCAGTCTTGAAGAAAATAACGGGGTTAGTTATTATTATTCCTTACCCAATAAAGTTTGTGACTATATTCAATCCAGAGTTCCGCTTGTTATGATTAATTTCCCGGAGATGCAGCGGATAAGAAATCAATTCAATGTAGGAGAAATTATTACCGATCACAAACCTGAAACTATTGAAAAAGCGGTTAACCTCGTTCTTGAAAGAGGAAGACTGTATTATCAGAGCGAACTTAACAAAGCTGCAGATGTATTTTGCTGGGAGAATGAGGAAACAAAAATCCTTCAGCTTTTTGAAAAAGCATCCCGGTAATAAATTTTACAAAATTGGTTATCTTTGCAAAAGAAATTTGATTAAAAATGACCATTAAAGAAAAACAGCAGGAAATAATCGACGAATTCGCTTTTCTTGAAGATTGGGAGCAAAAGTACGAGTATATCATTGATCTCGGAAAAGAACTGAAAGGCTTACCGGAAGATAGAAAAACGGAAGAAAATCTGATTAAAGGCTGCCAGAGTAAAGTTTGGATTGATGCTGAATTTAAAGATGGGAAACTTTTCTTTAATGCAGATTCTGACGGTATTTTACCCAAAGGAATCGTTTCTCTTTTAGTAAGTATTTATAGCGGGCAGTCCACTCAGGAAATTCTGGATTCTGATTTTGATTTTATCGGGGAAATAGGATTGCAGGAATTTCTTTCGCCATCCAGAGCTAACGGATTGATGGCAATGACCAAACAGATCAAGTTTTATGCAGTTGCTTACCAACTGAAATCATAGCCGTGACAAAAATTTTAGCATATCGTTTTTCCGCATTCGGGGATGTTGCGATGACTGTGCCTGTTTTCAGAGAATTTCTTGAGCAGAACCCCGGTGTGGAGATTATTATGGTGTCCAGAAAGAATTTCGAAGCACTGTTTGCAGGAATTCCCAATGTTACTTTTAAAGGAATTGATCTTGATGACTATAAAGGTCTCTTTGGATTGAGAAAATTGAGTAATGAACTGATCCGGGAGTTTAATCCGGATTGTATTGCCAATCTTCATGACGTTATCCGGACCAAGGTTTTAGACAGAATATATAGAAGAAAAGGACTTAAAGTTTTCAAAATAGATAAGGGTAAAGAGGAGAAAGAACACCTCACAGATGTATGGAACCTTGAGAAAGTACAGCTGAAAAAAACAGTGGAGCGTTATGCTGATGTATTTCGTAAAATGGGATTCAAGGTTGAGCTTTCACATCAACTCAGACCGACTTCGGAACAAAAATCAGGGATTGGCTTTGCCCCTTTTGCCCAACATAAAGGAAAGATGCTTCCTCTGGAGAAATCCTATGAACTGGTCAGAATCCTTGCTCAGAAACATACGGTATATTTCTTTGGTGGAGGTAAAAAAGAAACTGAAACCCTTGAAAGATGGGAAAGTGAGATTCCTAATACAAAAAATCTTGCTGGAAAATTAAACCTTACCGAAGAACTGAATCATATTGCCGGGCTGGAACTGATGATTTCCATGGATTCTGCGAATATGCACCTTGCAAGTCTTGTAGGAACAAGATGTGTTTCTATTTGGGGAGCTACTCATCCCTATGCCGGATTTTTAGGATTCGGGCAGCGCGAAGAAGATGTTGTTCAGGTAAAAGACCTTACCTGCAGACCGTGTTCTGTTTTTGGAGATAAAGAGTGCTACAGGGGAGACTGGGCCTGTCTTGAGGAATTCAATATCCAGAAAGTGATAGACAGGGTTAATTTTTAAAAATAATCTTTACCATCTCTTCGGCTTTAGCATGATCCGAATGTGTTTTTTCTAAGATTTCCTTTCTCTTTTCAGAATCATCATAGTCTTTTTCTGCTGAGGTGATGATCTGTTGGCGAATTTCGTCCATATTGGCCCCATAAAGGCATAAATCCTTCAAAATAGGATCATCTGTAATATTTCCATTAATAATCACAAAACGACTGTTGTAAAGGGTGTTGAAAAGCTTCACCTTGGTTCCTGAATTCTGGTAAGAGATCAGAATGTTGGCATGGGCATTTTCCAGAAGATGGTGAAGGTTTTCTGTGGTAAGGATAGGAGTGAGGGTGATATTTTCAACCGCTGAAATCCTCTTTTTAATATCTTCACTGGCACGGTCGGAGGCAACAAGAAGTTTATACTGTGGAAGCGTTTTAAATAGATCAATAGTTTCAATCAGTGCTCTTTTGTTATCTGCCGTGGTAAGGTCTCCATGAAAAAGAAAATAATTTCCTTTTTTATCAAGTTGCTTTACCAATTGATTGCCATGGAAAATATGGATTAACTGTGCGTTTTTCGAATACGTTTCTACTTCATTATATTCCTTTTCAGACAGACAGAATACAGCTTCAAACTTGTTTAAAAGCTTTTTCTGATATCCATTATACTTTAAAGATTCAATTCTGTAAACAATCTTTTTAAAGATGTTTTTTTCTGATAATGAAAGACCTTTATAATATTCTGCTTCATTGTTGTGATGGCGGAGATATAGTTCACGCCTGTTGTTTTTCAGAAATCTGATGACGGATGTTGTCTGCAGCCCTTCAAATAATATAGGAGCATTGATCTTTTCCAGATTTTTAAGAAGCAGATCAGAGTCTCTTATTGCAGCAGCGAAAGGAATTCCTGAAAAATAGAGGAGCGGATTCTTTTTCTTTTTGTAAAAAAAGACATTTTCAGTAATTTCTTCAACTTCCGGATTAATCTTTACAGGAATTTTGTCTACAAAGCAATGAAGGTGGATTTTTATTCCCAGATCAGATAAAGCCTTGATCTTATGATACACATCAATGATCCCGCCATAAGAAGGAGGGTAGGGATAATTGAATGATATGATATGGAGTTCCTTCACGTCAGGCGAATTCAGTTGCAGGCAAAGGTAAATAAATATGAGAAGAAATGGAGAAAGTACTCTTAAATAGCTTAGAAATAAAATAAAAAAATCTCTCAGAAACCTGAGAGATTTTTGTGGGTCCTGAGGGATTCGAACCCCCGACCCTCTGGGTGTAAACCAGATGCTCTGAACCAACTGAGCTAAGAACCCGAATTTTTTTGAAAGGTTTCGTTTCCTTTTCTGTGGGTCCTGAGGGATTCGAACCCCCGACCCTCTGGGTGTAAACCAGATGCTCTGAACCAACTGAGCTAAGAACCCTCTAGACTTGTTCTCTTGTTTAGAGTGGTGCAAATATACGACTTATTCTTTAATCTCCAAATTTTTTTCTAAAAAATCTCCCACTACAAAGTTACTTCCGCCGATAAAAATCATTTCTTCATTTGTACATCGTTCTTTTGCAGCAAGATAGGCTTCCTGTACAGAATCAAAAATTTTATAAAAAATTTTCGCCTCCTGAAGCAGATTTTCATAATCTTCCGGATGTCTTCCCCTGTTGACGGATGGTTTTGCAAAATAGAACTCAGAATTTTCCGGAAGTAATTTCATCACATCATCTATTTTTTTGTCATTTACAAACCCCAAAATGACATGCTTGTGTCGGTCAATTGAGTTTAATTGTGAAAAAACATACTCTAAACCTGCCTGGTTGTGTCCCGTATCACAAATCGTAAGCGGATTTTTTGAAAATTCAAACCAACGACCAATGAATCCTGTATTCTGGTGAACATGAAGGAGTCCGTTTTCAAGATCTTCTTCAGAAATATGTACTTCCAGTTTTCTTAATTCTTCTACTGCCGCCAGTACAACTCTGATATTTTTCTTCTGGTAATTTCCTTTCAGGTCAGATTCAAGGTTTGTGGTAAGAAGAGTAGCATCTATAAATGGTGCATTTTCTTTAATCGCTTTCTCTCGGATGATACTTTTGACAGCTTCATTCTCGTCACCTGAAATAAAAGGGATATTATTTTTAATAATTCCCGCTTTCTCAGTGGCAATTTCTTCAATGGTATCTCCCAAAATATTCTGATGATCCAGCTGAACATTTGTAATAGAAGAGATCAAAGGTTTAATAATATTTGTTGAATCAAGTCTTCCTCCCAGTCCCACTTCAATAATGGCAAAATCTACCTGTTGCTGATAAAAATATTCAAAAGCCATGATTGTGGTAAATTCAAAAAAAGAAGGTCGGATATCCTCCGGAAGTGTTCTTAATTTTTGAATAAACTCGAAGACAAATTCTTTATTACAGTTTTTTCCGTTAACCTTAATACGTTCCGTAAAGTCTATCAGGTGCGGAGAATTGTATAATCCGGTTTTATAACCAGCCTCCTGAAGAACGGATGCCAGCATATTGCTTGAAGAGCCCTTTCCGTTGGTCCCGCCGATATGGATGCACTTTATTTTATCCTGGGGATTTCCAAAGAAAGCACAAAGCTTTGTAATATTTTCAAGCCCAGGTTTATAAGCCTTCTGTCCATCTATCTGATAGTTGGGCATCTGCACGAAAAGCCAGTCAATAGCTTCCTGATATTGTTCATTTGTCATGGTGCAAAATTCCCAAAAGTTTTCTTAAAAAAAAATATAATTTTTCAATCTGTAACTTTTTTATATTTAATTCGTCTAATATTGAAAAATCTTAATATGAAGTCGCTGTGATTTGCATTTACAATACTGATGAAGATGACACGACTCCATATGACCATTAAAAACAAATAAACATCTACATAATATGAAAAAAGTTTGGATCATCGTTTTTGGATTAGGTTATCTGGGGTTAAGCGCTCAGAAGAAATGGTCCTTAAAAGAATGCGTAAGCTATGCAGTGGAGCATAATCTTCAGGTTATCCAAAATCAGTATACTAAAGAAAATCAGGAATACAACCTTAAAGCGGCCAAAAAAGACTATTTGCCTTCCGTATCGGGGAGTGTTACTACTGGAGTGAGTTTCGGACAAGGATCTTTAGGAGCAGGAAGCTATAGAAACGACAGATTTAATAACAGTGTTGGTGTAGGTGCCGATGTTTTGGTTTATAATAATGGGAGATTGGAGAAGAATGTAAGAAAACTCCAGTTTGATGTAGAAGCCAGCCAGTATGATATTGAAGCTATCAAAAATGATATCTCGGTACAAATTGCACAACAATATTTAACCGCCTTACTGAACAAAGAAATTGTGAAGATTTCTCAAAGCGCTGTAGAAAATGCTAAAAAACAACGTGACAGAGCACAGATCACCACTCAGGTCGGGACTACTGCACAGACAGTTTTAGCGGAAGCAGACGCGGCTTGGGCAAGAGAGAAGCAGAATCTTAAAACAGCGGAGGTGAACGTAGGAAGGGCTCTGTTTGCAATCGCTCAGCTTCTGCAACTTTCAGATTATAAGGATTTTGATGTGGAAAATGTAGAGATTCCTGAAACATTAGAATCCCAGTTGATAACTGTTGATGATGTTCTTACAAAAGCCTATGATGTACAGCCTCAGATAAAAGCAGCTGAAAGCAGGATAAGGTCTGCCGAAGCACAAACTGAGGTAAGCAAAACAGCATTCTGGCCTACGTTAACAGCGAGTGCCGGTCTTAATACTTTCTATAATAAGCAGTTTAATGTTCCTCAGGGAGTTGTACAGGGAACTTTTTTTGAACAATATAAAGATCAGTTTGGACAAAATGTAGGGTTATCACTTAATATTCCTATCTTCAATAAAGGAAAAACAAAACTACAGGTTGAGCAGTCCAAATTAAATGAAAGTGTTAGCAAAATTACCCTTGAACAGCAGAAACAAACGGTAAGACAGAATATACAGAAAGCTCAGTTTGATGCAGATGCCAATTATGAAAACTATCTTGCTGCTGTGGAAGCTGAAAAAAGTTCTAAACTGGCTCTTGATTTTGCTGACAAAAGTTATGCGGCAGGAAGAACAACCATTTATGACGTCAATGTAGCGAGAAATAATTATGCAAATGCACAGGGATCAGTAGCGCAGGCAAAATATAATTATCTTTTTAGTCTTAAACTATTGAATTTCTATGCAGGAATTCCATTAAGTTTGTAAAATGCCAATTCAATCATTAGAAAAATATTTACCTAAAAACAATACTCTTAAATATTTAAGAACCTGGTTTTCAGATTATTATATACATATAAAGGTTACTAGAAACCGAAATTCGAAACTGGGAGATTACAGAAAGCTTCCGGACAATTCCCATGAAATAACGGTAAACTCTACACTTACCCCGCAACTTTTTTTCTTTGTACTGACCCATGAGCTCGCGCACCTGATTGCGTTTGAAAAATATGGACGAAGAATTTCTCCCCACGGTAACGAATGGAAAGAAACTTTCAGAAATATGCTCCTTGAAAGTCTTGAAATTTATGATGAAGAGTTAAAACCTATCATTATAAAATTTTCAAAATCACCCAAAGCGAACTTCATGGCCAGCCCTGATCTGGTAAGGTATTTTCATACTGAGAAACAAGATGATACTCTTCATTTTATCGAGGAACTGCAGAAGGGGGAATTTTTTATATACCGCAACGAAAAGTATTTATTAGAAGGTCTGGTTAAAAAAAACTATCTTTGTAAGAACCTGGCTACTGGAAGGAAGTATTCTTTCAAGCCATTAGCCAGGGTAGAAAAATGTAGTTAAGAATGTTAAAATCAGATAGATACTGCGTTATTATGGCGGGAGGAATCGGGAGCCGGTTCTGGCCGATGAGCACGCAGAAATTTCCAAAACAGTTTCAGGATATTTTAGGTACCGGGCGTACTATGATTCAGCAGACCTATGACAGAATCAGCAAGGTAATTCCTAAAGAGCAAATATTCGTGATTACGAATAAAGAGTATGTGGCTCTTTCCCATCAGCAGCTTCCGGAGATTCCTGAAGAAAATATTGTGGGGGAACCGCTTATGAAAAATACGGCTGCATGTAACCTATACATGGCCAACAAGATTGCTGAGATCAATCCGGATGCAACAATGATTGTGCTTCCGGCAGATCACCTGATCCTTAAAGAGGATGTTTTTTTGGAAAAAGTGGAGCTGGCATTTGAGGTAGCTTCAAAACATGATTATCTGGTAACGTTAGGGATTACTCCAACAAGGCCTGATACGGGCTACGGTTACATTCAATTTGTAGAAAAGAAGGGTTCTGACTATTTTAAAGTGAAAACATTCACAGAAAAGCCTATCCTTGAAATTGCCCAAAGCTTCTTGGAAAGCGGTGATTTCCTTTGGAATGCAGGTATTTTTATCTGGAATGTAAAAAGTATTCACCATGCTTTTGACCTTTATCTTCCGGAGATGATGCAGCATTTTATGGCTTGCGAATACAATTCTGAAAAGGAAAACAGCTGTATTGAAACCATTTATCCAAAAGTGCAGAAAATCTCTATTGATAACGGGATTTTAGAAAAAGCAAAGAATGTATATGTGATTCCGTCAGATTTAGGATGGAGCGATCTGGGAACATGGACCTCTGTTTACGAAAATACAGAAAAAGATAAAGACGGAAATGCGGTAAAACTAAAGCATTTACTTTCCTATAACTCAAAAGGAAACATTATCCGTCTGAGAAATAATAACAAGGCGGTTATCATTGACGGCCTTGAAAACTACATTGTTGTAGATACCGATAAAGCGCTTCTTATCTGCCCGCGGGATAACGACCAGCTTATAAAAGATTATGTTCTTGACTTAAAAAACTTTAAGAAAGGAGATAAGTTTATGTAATATTTGGTATATTTTCTGCTGATTTTTAAATTATGATTAAAGCTGCAACCCGATTTACAATTCTTACATTCTTACTCTTGGGAGTCTTAGTATTTTCTCAGGAGAAGAAAAAATTTTCAAGCATTCCGAATATTCTACAGCAGATCAATCCGGGCAATAGGGTAGACTCATGGATACTGGTATACAACAGCTATGGAAAAGGTGAAGAAATAAAAATTTCGGGTAAGGTGGATTATACCCCTCAATTTTCCGGATTTAATCTTTTTCCCAGTGAAGACAGCTTTTATTATATTGCTTATTCAGAAGGTGGAAAAGTTAATTATATTACCGATATTGAAGGACTTAAGAAGTTCATAGACCGGATTGATAATGCGCAGGAAGCTGCTGTAATGCTGGCTGCCGAAGGATATATGGTGGATGAGGAATTCAAAGACCTTGCAGGTAACTATCATGAAGACAAATCGAATTATTATCTTGACCTTGGAAAACTAACCTCAAAGGAATGTCCTTATCAGAAAACGCATTATACGGTGACTGTAAATAAGTCAACAGGTGCTGTAAGTAATGTGAAGGACAATGGAACCTATATTGAGCTTTACAATAAAAAGTGTGCTAATAACCCGAGACTTTTAAAAATCGAAAAAAAAGAAGAACCAAAGAAAGATGAGCCCAGAAAAACACCCAAGCGCAAATAAAACCTACGAGACTGAGCGATTAATACTTCGTCCCATGTCCCGTGAAGACAAAGACTTTGTTTTTGAGCTTTATAACAGACCAAAATTTATTCAA is a window from the Chryseobacterium indologenes genome containing:
- a CDS encoding SufE family protein; its protein translation is MTIKEKQQEIIDEFAFLEDWEQKYEYIIDLGKELKGLPEDRKTEENLIKGCQSKVWIDAEFKDGKLFFNADSDGILPKGIVSLLVSIYSGQSTQEILDSDFDFIGEIGLQEFLSPSRANGLMAMTKQIKFYAVAYQLKS
- a CDS encoding glycosyltransferase; its protein translation is MKKKILVSAFSSLYTDQRIEKVCKTLFDNGYPIELIGNDWEGNEKMERPYPFSRIGLSSKSLKTAYFEFNWKLYHELKKKADKDTILHANDIDALLPNYLIAKKLNIPLVFDSHEIFTEMPSVQNRFSQKFWRVLERKLVPHVKFMMTESESYAEWFHEKYNVSPVVVRNIPRKILSAPEIPENHPKIILYQGAINQSRGIEKMIAAMHHIKDAVLKIAGDGPKKKAYEELVIQEKLQDKVFFLGKLKPENLREVTKTADMGFSLEENNGVSYYYSLPNKVCDYIQSRVPLVMINFPEMQRIRNQFNVGEIITDHKPETIEKAVNLVLERGRLYYQSELNKAADVFCWENEETKILQLFEKASR
- a CDS encoding TolC family protein codes for the protein MKKVWIIVFGLGYLGLSAQKKWSLKECVSYAVEHNLQVIQNQYTKENQEYNLKAAKKDYLPSVSGSVTTGVSFGQGSLGAGSYRNDRFNNSVGVGADVLVYNNGRLEKNVRKLQFDVEASQYDIEAIKNDISVQIAQQYLTALLNKEIVKISQSAVENAKKQRDRAQITTQVGTTAQTVLAEADAAWAREKQNLKTAEVNVGRALFAIAQLLQLSDYKDFDVENVEIPETLESQLITVDDVLTKAYDVQPQIKAAESRIRSAEAQTEVSKTAFWPTLTASAGLNTFYNKQFNVPQGVVQGTFFEQYKDQFGQNVGLSLNIPIFNKGKTKLQVEQSKLNESVSKITLEQQKQTVRQNIQKAQFDADANYENYLAAVEAEKSSKLALDFADKSYAAGRTTIYDVNVARNNYANAQGSVAQAKYNYLFSLKLLNFYAGIPLSL
- a CDS encoding bifunctional folylpolyglutamate synthase/dihydrofolate synthase; this encodes MTNEQYQEAIDWLFVQMPNYQIDGQKAYKPGLENITKLCAFFGNPQDKIKCIHIGGTNGKGSSSNMLASVLQEAGYKTGLYNSPHLIDFTERIKVNGKNCNKEFVFEFIQKLRTLPEDIRPSFFEFTTIMAFEYFYQQQVDFAIIEVGLGGRLDSTNIIKPLISSITNVQLDHQNILGDTIEEIATEKAGIIKNNIPFISGDENEAVKSIIREKAIKENAPFIDATLLTTNLESDLKGNYQKKNIRVVLAAVEELRKLEVHISEEDLENGLLHVHQNTGFIGRWFEFSKNPLTICDTGHNQAGLEYVFSQLNSIDRHKHVILGFVNDKKIDDVMKLLPENSEFYFAKPSVNRGRHPEDYENLLQEAKIFYKIFDSVQEAYLAAKERCTNEEMIFIGGSNFVVGDFLEKNLEIKE
- a CDS encoding glycosyltransferase family 9 protein; amino-acid sequence: MTVPVFREFLEQNPGVEIIMVSRKNFEALFAGIPNVTFKGIDLDDYKGLFGLRKLSNELIREFNPDCIANLHDVIRTKVLDRIYRRKGLKVFKIDKGKEEKEHLTDVWNLEKVQLKKTVERYADVFRKMGFKVELSHQLRPTSEQKSGIGFAPFAQHKGKMLPLEKSYELVRILAQKHTVYFFGGGKKETETLERWESEIPNTKNLAGKLNLTEELNHIAGLELMISMDSANMHLASLVGTRCVSIWGATHPYAGFLGFGQREEDVVQVKDLTCRPCSVFGDKECYRGDWACLEEFNIQKVIDRVNF
- a CDS encoding mannose-1-phosphate guanylyltransferase, translated to MLKSDRYCVIMAGGIGSRFWPMSTQKFPKQFQDILGTGRTMIQQTYDRISKVIPKEQIFVITNKEYVALSHQQLPEIPEENIVGEPLMKNTAACNLYMANKIAEINPDATMIVLPADHLILKEDVFLEKVELAFEVASKHDYLVTLGITPTRPDTGYGYIQFVEKKGSDYFKVKTFTEKPILEIAQSFLESGDFLWNAGIFIWNVKSIHHAFDLYLPEMMQHFMACEYNSEKENSCIETIYPKVQKISIDNGILEKAKNVYVIPSDLGWSDLGTWTSVYENTEKDKDGNAVKLKHLLSYNSKGNIIRLRNNNKAVIIDGLENYIVVDTDKALLICPRDNDQLIKDYVLDLKNFKKGDKFM
- a CDS encoding SprT-like domain-containing protein → MPIQSLEKYLPKNNTLKYLRTWFSDYYIHIKVTRNRNSKLGDYRKLPDNSHEITVNSTLTPQLFFFVLTHELAHLIAFEKYGRRISPHGNEWKETFRNMLLESLEIYDEELKPIIIKFSKSPKANFMASPDLVRYFHTEKQDDTLHFIEELQKGEFFIYRNEKYLLEGLVKKNYLCKNLATGRKYSFKPLARVEKCS